In Desulfovibrio sp. UIB00, the sequence CAAATCCACCCAGAACCATCACGCGCTGCGCGACGCTCATTCGGGCCCAGACTGCCTTGATGGAATTGACAAGTTGCATAAGAAAAGCCGGCATATGGTTGCTCCTGCGAAGACGTGGCGTAATTCCGGCACGTTGGCCGGGCATATGCCCTGGCAAAGCAATTGCCATGCCACTTTTTAACACACTGCAATTACAGTATTTTTAAAAATGCCCGCCGACTCGTTCAAATTTGTGACACTGCGCCAGAAACGCCGAATCCCCCAGGGCAAAGCCAGTGGGGGATTCGGCGTTCAGGAGTATCACGCGCGGAAAGGAAAAGCTGGAATTTGAAAAATACACCTGCCCGGGCGTATCGCAACGTAAATAAACGCGCCGCGCCAGGCTGGAACAGGTGCTCACGCAGTTTCCTAGAACTGCATGCGGGAAATTTCCTTATAGGCCTCAAGCACCTTGCCGCGCACGGCAGAGGTCAGCTTCATGGCCATGCTGGATTTCTGCATGGTGATCATGAGTTCGTGCACATTTTGGGTGCGGCCTGCGGCAAAATCTTCGATGGCTGCATTTTTGGCGCTGTCCAGTTCGTTAACCTTATTGAGCGAATTTTTGATGGTGCCGGAAAAACTGTTCTGCGGCGTCACCGGCGTGTGCGCCTGCGTGGGATATTTGATAAAATCCGCTTGGGCGCCAAAATTTTCGCCCCGGTCAACGCTGTCACGCAAAAGGCTCTGGTCAAGAGTTTTGGCAAACTGGGTCTGGCCGCCGATGGAGCCGCCCTGCTGCAGGGTGCTCTGCACCTTGCTGAAATTCTGCACTGCCTCGCTGTACGCCCGCATGCCAACTGCCTGAATGCTCATAACAACCTCCGCGCTCCAAAAAAAACTTTTTTATGCTGCAACCGTGGTCATACCTTAGGGGCTGCTTCCAAATAAAAGATTTTGCGCCGATGACAAAGGAAAGCAGTGTTTTTTTACGACAGGAGTGGACGCTTTCTGTCCATGCCTGGAGTAAAAAATGCTGGATGACGCAGTGATCGACCACAATAACTATTTAGTAACAGACCCTAGCGGCCAATATCCAAAGCCTTGATAAACATGCCCTTGACGGCATCCACCGTAGTGACGTTGGCCTCATAGTTGCGCTGGGCAGTCATGAGGTTGGCCATTTCCTCAACCACGTTGATATCGGGGTACATGACGTAGCCTTCCGCATTGGCGTCAGGGTTGCCTGGTTCGTACACCCGCTTGAAGGGCCGGTTGTCCATGGTCACGGCAGAAACACGCACGCCCTGGACCGCCCTGTCGAGGGCCGAGCGCATGTGGATGGAAAAAGGATCATCCACATCAGCCGTTTGCTGCACCACGCTACGCCGACGGTACGGCCCGCCCTGGGGCGTGCGCGTTGTCTTGGCGTTGGCAAGGTTCATCGAAATGGTGTTGATGCGGGTGCGGTCGGCTGCAAGGCCGGACGCGCTGATATCAAATGCCGTCATGAAGTCCATGGCTTCCTCCTACACTGTCCGCTGCCGGGGTTCTTATGCCGCGTATGGAAGCGGCGCGGCTGCGGGCAAAAATCAGGACTGCTTGCCATCCTGGATGATGTTGTTCAGTCCTTCAAAAGACTTGCTCATCACCTGGGTAAGCGCTGTGTACTGCAACTGGTTCTTGGCATGCTTGGCCATTTCTTTATCAATATTCACGCGGTCTTCGCCGTGAACAACACGCGGCTTGATCGCCATGTCCCATTCCGGCCCAAAAGAATCAGGCCTGAAAGCCGTGGGCATGTGAGAAGATTCCGTGCGGGTCATCTCCCCTCTTGCGTCAAGACCAAGGGCCGATTGCAGCTCTTTTTCAAAAGACAGTTCGCGCGGCTTGTAGTTGGGCGTCTCCACGTTGGCGATATTGCCCGAGATAACGTTCTGCCGCTGCAACTGCATATCCATGACCTTGCCCACAAGGCCTATCTGCATATTGAACATTGATTTCATACTACGTACCCCCGTGGTTCACGGAAATCTGCTTGC encodes:
- the fliE gene encoding flagellar hook-basal body complex protein FliE; translation: MSIQAVGMRAYSEAVQNFSKVQSTLQQGGSIGGQTQFAKTLDQSLLRDSVDRGENFGAQADFIKYPTQAHTPVTPQNSFSGTIKNSLNKVNELDSAKNAAIEDFAAGRTQNVHELMITMQKSSMAMKLTSAVRGKVLEAYKEISRMQF
- the flgC gene encoding flagellar basal body rod protein FlgC; this encodes MDFMTAFDISASGLAADRTRINTISMNLANAKTTRTPQGGPYRRRSVVQQTADVDDPFSIHMRSALDRAVQGVRVSAVTMDNRPFKRVYEPGNPDANAEGYVMYPDINVVEEMANLMTAQRNYEANVTTVDAVKGMFIKALDIGR
- the flgB gene encoding flagellar basal body rod protein FlgB, with amino-acid sequence MKSMFNMQIGLVGKVMDMQLQRQNVISGNIANVETPNYKPRELSFEKELQSALGLDARGEMTRTESSHMPTAFRPDSFGPEWDMAIKPRVVHGEDRVNIDKEMAKHAKNQLQYTALTQVMSKSFEGLNNIIQDGKQS